One Nocardioides aromaticivorans genomic window carries:
- a CDS encoding NAD(P)/FAD-dependent oxidoreductase, which translates to MIGVRNGDVSFWWQQVGLPDPRPALPGDADADVCIVGAGYTGLWTAYYLKQLQPDLRVVVLESRFAGFGASGRNGGWLTNSVTGGREQYAASHGRAAAVAQQRGMNDAVREVVDVAAREGIDAGIHLGGELNVARTPAQLARLRAAVAAEQEWPDTDVALLDAAAVRERIRVADAVGGMWHPHCARLQPARLVHGLARAVERSGAVIHEDTHVEEITAGAARTAHGTVRASYVIRATEGFTANLRGEHRTWLPMNSSLVVTAPLPPAVWDEIGWDGRETLGDLAHVYMYAQRTADDRIAFGGRGVPYRFGSRVDTDGATQARTIAGLTGLLRRFFPAAADVPIEHAWAGVLGVPRDWSASVGLDPATGLGWAGGYVGTGVTATNLAGRTLADLVLGHDTERTRLPWVGHRARRWEVEPLRWVAVQALYAAYRAADRAESRGRASTSPLARVADRVAGRH; encoded by the coding sequence GTGATCGGAGTCCGCAACGGCGACGTCTCCTTCTGGTGGCAGCAGGTCGGCCTGCCCGACCCGCGACCGGCGCTGCCCGGCGACGCCGACGCCGACGTGTGCATCGTCGGCGCCGGCTACACCGGCCTGTGGACGGCGTACTACCTGAAGCAGCTGCAACCGGACCTGCGCGTCGTCGTGCTGGAGTCGCGCTTCGCCGGCTTCGGCGCGTCCGGGCGCAACGGCGGCTGGCTGACCAACAGCGTGACCGGCGGTCGTGAGCAGTACGCCGCCAGCCACGGCCGCGCCGCGGCGGTCGCCCAGCAGCGTGGGATGAACGACGCCGTGCGGGAGGTGGTCGACGTGGCCGCTCGCGAGGGCATCGACGCCGGCATCCACCTCGGCGGCGAGCTGAACGTGGCCCGCACCCCGGCCCAGCTGGCGCGGCTGCGGGCCGCGGTCGCCGCCGAGCAGGAGTGGCCGGACACGGACGTGGCGCTGCTCGACGCCGCCGCCGTGCGAGAGCGGATCCGGGTGGCGGACGCGGTGGGCGGGATGTGGCACCCGCACTGTGCCCGCCTGCAGCCCGCACGCCTCGTCCACGGGCTGGCCCGGGCGGTCGAGCGCAGCGGCGCGGTGATCCACGAGGACACCCACGTCGAGGAGATCACCGCGGGCGCGGCCCGGACCGCGCACGGGACCGTGCGGGCGTCGTACGTCATCCGGGCGACGGAGGGCTTCACCGCCAACCTGCGCGGCGAGCACCGCACCTGGCTGCCGATGAACTCCTCCCTCGTCGTGACCGCGCCCCTGCCCCCGGCGGTCTGGGACGAGATCGGCTGGGACGGCCGCGAGACGCTCGGCGACCTCGCCCACGTCTACATGTACGCCCAGCGCACCGCCGACGACCGGATCGCCTTCGGCGGCCGCGGCGTGCCCTACCGCTTCGGCTCGCGGGTCGACACCGACGGCGCCACCCAGGCGCGCACCATCGCCGGACTGACCGGGCTGCTCCGCCGGTTCTTCCCGGCCGCGGCGGACGTGCCGATCGAGCACGCGTGGGCCGGCGTGCTCGGCGTCCCGCGGGACTGGTCGGCGAGCGTCGGCCTCGACCCGGCGACCGGCCTCGGCTGGGCCGGCGGGTACGTCGGCACCGGCGTCACCGCGACCAACCTCGCCGGACGCACCCTCGCCGACCTGGTGCTCGGCCACGACACCGAACGCACCCGGCTGCCGTGGGTCGGCCACCGCGCCCGCCGCTGGGAGGTCGAGCCGCTGCGGTGGGTCGCGGTCCAGGCCCTGTACGCCGCCTACCGGGCCGCCGACCGGGCCGAGTCCCGCGGTCGCGCGAGCACCTCGCCGCTGGCGCGCGTCGCCGACCGGGTCGCCGGGCGGCACTGA
- a CDS encoding LVIVD repeat-containing protein produces MAIPVPLRLRRLGVSALGVLALGLTAVTLPADAHDDGPDAAACPPGQQRAAERAGDNFKLACLPGQDLARLDDSAAVLRPGEVDKSANIQLLANLPKSGPFAGESSFETDLAFQGDYAFQGNYDGLSVYDIRKPHKPVLVTQVVCPGSQNDISVYDDLLVLSVDSSRSNDTCDNVPQSATIKESWEGIRVFDISDPTTPQYVASVETACGSHTHTLAPSQDGKDVYVYVSSYSPNASFPDCQPPHDQVSVVKVPVAAPQDAAVVAEPVLFPEGGNPPGGYSRETSGCHDLTAYPSKDLMAGACMGDGVLVDISDRENPVVTEQVRDTENFAFWHSATFNNAGTKVVFTDELGGGGGPTCNPTVGDVKGADGIYDIVDGKLVLRSYFKIPRTQANTENCVAHNGSLIPVKGRDIMVQAWYQGGISVWDFTDSAKPKEIAYYDRGPLSEERLILGGSWSAYWYNGHIYSSDIQQGFDVFRVNDPRVAPARGVRTDELNVQSQTSY; encoded by the coding sequence ATGGCGATCCCTGTCCCCCTGCGCCTGCGCAGGCTCGGCGTCTCCGCGCTGGGCGTGCTGGCCCTCGGCCTCACGGCAGTGACCCTGCCGGCCGACGCACACGACGACGGCCCGGACGCGGCCGCCTGCCCGCCCGGCCAGCAACGTGCCGCCGAGCGTGCCGGAGACAACTTCAAGCTGGCCTGCCTGCCCGGCCAGGACCTGGCCAGGCTCGACGACAGTGCCGCGGTCCTGCGCCCCGGCGAGGTCGACAAGAGCGCCAACATCCAGCTGCTCGCGAACCTGCCCAAGTCCGGGCCGTTCGCCGGCGAGTCGTCCTTCGAGACCGACCTCGCCTTCCAGGGCGACTACGCCTTCCAGGGCAACTACGACGGCCTGTCGGTCTACGACATCCGCAAGCCGCACAAGCCGGTGCTCGTCACCCAGGTCGTGTGCCCCGGCTCGCAGAACGACATCTCCGTGTACGACGACCTGCTGGTCCTCAGCGTCGACTCGAGCCGCAGCAACGACACCTGCGACAACGTGCCGCAGTCCGCGACGATCAAGGAGTCGTGGGAGGGCATCCGGGTCTTCGACATCAGCGACCCGACCACTCCGCAGTACGTCGCGTCCGTCGAGACCGCCTGTGGCTCGCACACCCACACGCTCGCCCCGTCCCAGGACGGCAAGGACGTCTACGTCTACGTGTCGTCGTACTCGCCGAACGCGAGCTTCCCGGACTGCCAGCCGCCGCACGACCAGGTCAGCGTCGTGAAGGTCCCGGTCGCTGCTCCGCAGGACGCCGCGGTCGTCGCCGAGCCGGTGCTCTTCCCCGAGGGCGGCAACCCGCCGGGCGGCTACTCGCGCGAGACGTCGGGCTGCCACGACCTCACGGCGTACCCGAGCAAGGACCTCATGGCCGGTGCCTGCATGGGTGACGGCGTCCTCGTCGACATCTCCGACCGCGAGAACCCGGTCGTGACCGAGCAGGTCCGCGACACCGAGAACTTCGCGTTCTGGCACTCGGCGACCTTCAACAACGCCGGCACGAAGGTGGTCTTCACCGACGAGCTCGGTGGAGGCGGTGGCCCGACCTGCAACCCGACCGTCGGCGACGTGAAGGGGGCCGACGGGATCTACGACATCGTCGACGGCAAGCTCGTGCTGCGCTCCTACTTCAAGATCCCGCGGACCCAGGCCAACACCGAGAACTGCGTCGCCCACAACGGCTCGCTGATCCCGGTCAAGGGCCGCGACATCATGGTGCAGGCGTGGTACCAGGGCGGCATCTCGGTCTGGGACTTCACCGACTCGGCGAAGCCGAAGGAGATCGCGTACTACGACCGCGGGCCGCTGTCGGAGGAGCGCCTGATCCTCGGCGGGTCGTGGTCGGCGTACTGGTACAACGGCCACATCTACTCCAGCGACATCCAGCAGGGCTTCGACGTGTTCCGGGTCAACGACCCCCGCGTCGCGCCGGCCCGGGGTGTTCGCACCGACGAGCTGAACGTGCAGTCGCAGACCTCGTACTGA
- the chrA gene encoding chromate efflux transporter — protein MTSDKTRAGDVIPLREATRAWFAISLQTFGGPAGQIAVMQHKLVDEKRWIGQQRFLHALNYCMLLPGPEAQQLAIYVGWLLNGTLGGLVAGVLFVLPGVVALLALSALYVGAGSTAFVTGLFAGLAPAVIAIVVQAVQRVGKRALHHPVLVAMAVASFVALTVFKVPFPLVVLAAGVIGWLVGQRIPAFVQSRGHGGAADGPEPLISDDALHHDAPSTVRGLKVLALGLVLWFTPVAVAAAVFSRDSVFVDQGLFFSGAAVVTFGGAYAVLSYVAHQAVNVFGWLKAGEMVRGLALAETTPGPLIMVVQFVAFVGAYRSPGSLDPWVAAVIASLLVTWVTFVPCFLFIFLGAPYVERLRNNLHLTAALTGITAAVVGVIANLAVFFALHNLFERSRTLAWGPVDLDVPVLSSWDPVAFALTAVAVALVFGAKWSTLRTLGVCAVLGLASTLVT, from the coding sequence ATGACCTCCGACAAGACCCGGGCCGGCGACGTCATCCCGCTCCGTGAGGCGACCCGTGCCTGGTTCGCGATCTCGCTGCAGACCTTCGGCGGCCCGGCGGGCCAGATCGCCGTCATGCAGCACAAGCTGGTCGACGAGAAGCGCTGGATCGGCCAGCAGCGCTTCCTGCACGCCCTGAACTACTGCATGCTGCTGCCCGGCCCCGAGGCCCAGCAGCTGGCGATCTACGTCGGCTGGCTGCTCAACGGCACCCTGGGCGGGCTGGTCGCCGGCGTGCTCTTCGTGCTGCCGGGTGTCGTCGCGCTGCTCGCGCTCTCGGCCCTGTACGTCGGCGCCGGCTCCACGGCCTTCGTCACGGGCCTGTTCGCGGGGCTGGCCCCCGCGGTCATCGCGATCGTCGTCCAGGCCGTGCAGCGCGTCGGCAAGCGCGCCCTCCACCACCCGGTGCTGGTGGCGATGGCTGTCGCCTCCTTCGTCGCGCTCACGGTGTTCAAGGTGCCCTTCCCGCTGGTCGTCCTCGCGGCGGGCGTGATCGGCTGGCTGGTCGGGCAGCGGATCCCCGCGTTCGTGCAGAGCAGGGGCCACGGCGGCGCGGCCGACGGTCCGGAGCCACTCATCAGCGACGACGCGCTGCACCACGACGCCCCGTCGACGGTCCGCGGGCTGAAGGTCCTGGCCCTCGGCCTGGTCCTGTGGTTCACGCCGGTGGCCGTGGCCGCCGCGGTGTTCAGCAGGGACAGCGTCTTCGTCGACCAGGGCCTGTTCTTCTCCGGCGCCGCGGTCGTCACCTTCGGCGGCGCCTACGCCGTGCTGTCGTACGTCGCCCACCAGGCCGTCAACGTCTTCGGCTGGTTGAAGGCGGGGGAGATGGTGCGCGGGCTCGCGCTCGCGGAGACGACGCCGGGGCCGCTGATCATGGTGGTGCAGTTCGTGGCCTTCGTCGGCGCCTACCGCAGCCCGGGCTCGCTCGACCCGTGGGTCGCGGCGGTCATCGCCTCCCTGCTGGTCACCTGGGTGACCTTCGTGCCCTGCTTCCTCTTCATCTTCCTCGGCGCCCCCTACGTCGAGCGGCTGCGCAACAACCTCCACCTCACGGCCGCCCTGACCGGGATCACCGCCGCCGTGGTCGGGGTGATCGCGAACCTCGCGGTCTTCTTCGCCCTGCACAATCTGTTCGAGCGCTCGCGCACGCTCGCCTGGGGGCCGGTCGACCTCGACGTACCCGTACTGTCGTCGTGGGACCCGGTCGCGTTCGCGCTGACCGCGGTGGCGGTCGCGCTGGTCTTCGGCGCGAAGTGGTCGACCCTGCGCACCCTGGGCGTGTGCGCGGTCCTCGGCCTGGCCTCGACCCTCGTCACCTGA
- a CDS encoding PucR family transcriptional regulator, with the protein MTWVDPAPRTRELIRQAAERALQNPDEWVTPVHEATLSAPTTAAIAADPALADALRRANFDNLLAWATANVRAPGDRVPPNTSAVQLDVARDLVRRGLDDVSLDAYRTGQNVAWRAWMQICFELTRDADELEDLLLVSATSIADFVDGTIGAVAERMAAERDELTRGSQAERRDMVALILEGAPVPRLRAEAVLAHPLDGDHVAAVVWTTDRDSDLGRLERVAEELMRAFGARQRLTVVAAASTLWVWLPVATAPDRAALGAALRRTPEVRVAIGNPARGVEGFRRSHHDAAEVRRLVARMGTADQLVAFADVQLAALVTRDQARAEEFVAQVLGDLADAPAELQETVRAYLAELGNASAAAARLFTHRNTVLRRLVRADELLPRPLASDPVRIGVALEVLRWRTVEGT; encoded by the coding sequence ATGACCTGGGTGGATCCCGCGCCACGCACGCGCGAGCTGATCCGGCAGGCCGCCGAGCGGGCCCTGCAGAACCCCGACGAGTGGGTCACCCCGGTCCACGAGGCCACCCTGTCCGCGCCGACGACCGCGGCGATCGCCGCCGACCCGGCGCTCGCGGACGCGCTGCGGCGAGCCAATTTCGACAACCTCCTCGCGTGGGCCACCGCCAACGTGCGTGCACCCGGTGACCGGGTGCCGCCGAACACCAGCGCCGTCCAGCTCGACGTGGCCCGCGACCTCGTCCGTCGGGGGCTCGACGACGTCAGCCTCGACGCCTACCGGACCGGGCAGAACGTCGCGTGGCGCGCCTGGATGCAGATCTGTTTCGAGCTCACCCGCGACGCCGACGAGCTGGAGGACCTGCTGCTCGTCTCCGCGACGTCGATCGCCGACTTCGTCGACGGCACCATCGGTGCCGTCGCCGAGCGGATGGCCGCCGAGCGCGACGAGCTGACCCGCGGCTCCCAGGCCGAGCGGCGCGACATGGTCGCCCTCATCCTCGAGGGCGCGCCGGTGCCGCGGCTGCGCGCCGAGGCGGTGCTGGCCCACCCGCTCGACGGCGACCACGTCGCCGCGGTGGTGTGGACGACCGACCGCGACTCCGACCTCGGCCGGCTCGAGCGCGTCGCCGAGGAGCTGATGCGGGCCTTCGGCGCCCGGCAGCGACTGACGGTCGTCGCGGCGGCCAGCACGCTGTGGGTGTGGCTGCCGGTGGCCACGGCGCCGGACCGCGCTGCGCTCGGGGCCGCCCTCCGTCGTACACCGGAGGTGCGGGTGGCGATCGGCAACCCGGCCCGCGGGGTCGAGGGCTTCCGGCGCAGCCACCACGACGCCGCGGAGGTACGACGCCTCGTGGCCCGGATGGGGACGGCCGACCAGCTCGTGGCGTTCGCCGACGTGCAGCTCGCCGCGCTGGTCACCCGGGACCAGGCGCGGGCCGAGGAGTTCGTCGCGCAGGTCCTCGGCGACCTCGCCGACGCGCCCGCCGAGCTGCAGGAGACCGTCCGGGCCTATCTCGCCGAGCTCGGCAACGCCTCCGCGGCGGCGGCACGCCTCTTCACGCACCGCAACACCGTGCTGCGCCGGTTGGTGCGGGCCGACGAGCTGCTGCCGCGCCCGCTCGCGAGCGACCCGGTGCGGATCGGCGTCGCGCTGGAGGTGCTGCGCTGGCGGACGGTCGAGGGCACCTAG
- a CDS encoding DUF305 domain-containing protein, which translates to MSRSRSLSPAVLAVALALAAPSLSGCLEHEDDARAESGSGPAVIQPGGPGEDASTLAPDAEVDHGDVAHDDIAFVQMMIPHHGQALTMAELAPTRAQSRQVKALARRILAAQRPEILTMAAWLTEQGVAVPSANDDPAAFDHGEHGHASMHGMLTEKQLHALEDASGAEFDRLFLEGMIQHHQGAIEMADAVAKRGSDVRVTEMAEEMVVGQGAEVDRMEELLAQL; encoded by the coding sequence GTGTCTCGCTCTCGGTCGCTGTCCCCTGCCGTCCTCGCCGTGGCGCTCGCGCTGGCCGCGCCGTCCTTGAGCGGCTGCCTCGAGCACGAGGACGACGCCCGCGCGGAGTCCGGCTCCGGGCCCGCGGTCATCCAGCCGGGCGGTCCGGGCGAGGACGCGTCGACGCTGGCGCCCGACGCGGAGGTGGACCACGGCGACGTCGCCCACGACGACATCGCGTTCGTGCAGATGATGATCCCGCACCACGGGCAGGCGCTGACGATGGCCGAGCTGGCCCCGACCCGCGCGCAGTCCCGCCAGGTCAAGGCCCTGGCCCGGCGCATCCTCGCCGCCCAGCGCCCCGAGATCCTGACGATGGCGGCCTGGCTGACCGAGCAGGGCGTGGCGGTCCCGTCGGCCAACGACGACCCGGCCGCCTTCGACCACGGCGAGCACGGGCACGCCTCCATGCACGGCATGCTCACCGAGAAGCAGCTGCACGCGCTCGAGGACGCCTCCGGCGCGGAGTTCGACCGGCTCTTCCTCGAGGGGATGATCCAGCACCACCAGGGCGCCATCGAGATGGCCGACGCCGTCGCGAAGCGCGGCAGCGACGTCCGGGTCACCGAGATGGCCGAGGAGATGGTGGTCGGCCAGGGCGCCGAGGTGGACCGGATGGAGGAGCTGCTCGCGCAGCTCTGA
- a CDS encoding DoxX family protein translates to MKTLTTPATPAPLRDVALLVARLGLGVVLLTHGLDKLDQGFGTTADGFAAMGIPAPEAAAAYALVAEIGGGALLIAGLLTPVAGLLVVGQMAGAFWFVHRGTEVMAAAGGWELVGVIGFLALVLAATGAGRISLDALIERRTPATA, encoded by the coding sequence GTGAAGACCCTGACCACCCCCGCCACCCCCGCTCCCCTGCGCGACGTCGCCCTGCTCGTCGCCCGCCTCGGCCTCGGCGTCGTCCTGCTCACCCACGGCCTCGACAAGCTCGACCAGGGCTTCGGTACGACGGCCGACGGGTTCGCCGCGATGGGCATCCCCGCCCCGGAGGCAGCAGCGGCGTACGCGCTCGTCGCCGAGATCGGCGGCGGCGCGCTCCTCATCGCCGGCCTGCTCACCCCGGTGGCCGGCCTCCTCGTCGTCGGCCAGATGGCGGGCGCCTTCTGGTTCGTCCACCGCGGCACCGAGGTGATGGCGGCCGCCGGCGGCTGGGAGCTGGTGGGCGTGATCGGCTTCCTCGCACTCGTGCTGGCGGCGACCGGCGCCGGCCGGATCTCGCTCGACGCGCTGATCGAGCGGCGTACCCCGGCGACCGCCTGA
- a CDS encoding VOC family protein, with product MNIESLTIEAADPAAARDFHAAAFGPDLPLRFRTSDAPTEGFRGFHISLTMAQPADVDAIAATAIAAGAEVVKPVTKSLWGYGGVLRAPDGTIWKVVSASKKDKGPASRAIEGIVLLIGADDVLAGKAHYVERGFRVAKSFGRKYVEFEPAGGRVTLGLLGRKALAKDAGVPMAGSGSHRIVLNGGGSAVTDPDGFAWEPASVTA from the coding sequence ATGAACATCGAGTCCCTCACCATCGAGGCCGCCGACCCGGCCGCCGCCCGTGACTTCCACGCCGCCGCCTTCGGCCCCGACCTGCCGCTGCGGTTCCGCACCTCCGACGCCCCGACCGAGGGCTTCCGGGGGTTCCACATCTCCCTGACCATGGCCCAGCCGGCCGACGTCGACGCGATCGCCGCCACCGCGATCGCGGCCGGGGCCGAGGTGGTCAAGCCGGTCACGAAGTCCTTGTGGGGTTACGGCGGCGTGCTGCGCGCGCCCGACGGCACGATCTGGAAGGTCGTCAGCGCCTCGAAGAAGGACAAGGGCCCGGCCAGCCGGGCGATCGAGGGCATCGTGCTGCTCATCGGTGCCGACGACGTCCTGGCGGGCAAGGCCCACTACGTCGAGCGTGGGTTCCGCGTGGCCAAGAGCTTCGGCCGGAAGTACGTCGAGTTCGAGCCCGCCGGCGGTCGGGTGACCCTCGGACTGCTCGGCCGGAAGGCGCTCGCCAAGGACGCCGGCGTGCCCATGGCGGGCAGCGGATCGCACCGGATTGTGCTCAACGGTGGGGGTTCTGCCGTCACCGACCCCGACGGATTCGCCTGGGAGCCGGCGTCCGTCACCGCCTGA
- a CDS encoding TMEM165/GDT1 family protein, which yields MYAFLLSTAVIFVAELGDKSQLMAMTFAARYRARDVIIGITAATALVHLASVGIGAVIGDAFADYQGTIAVVAGVAFLLFALWTLRGDELTYEEADKARNATGAAILAVGVAFFLAELGDKTMLATITLATQEGWFGTWLGSTLGMVAADALAIGVGAILGRRLPEKVIAYGAAALFALFGILLIVDGAGWL from the coding sequence ATGTACGCCTTCCTGCTCTCCACCGCCGTCATCTTCGTCGCCGAGCTCGGTGACAAGAGCCAGCTGATGGCGATGACCTTCGCCGCGCGCTACCGCGCCCGCGACGTGATCATCGGCATCACCGCCGCCACCGCCCTCGTCCACCTCGCCTCCGTCGGGATCGGCGCCGTCATCGGCGACGCCTTCGCGGACTACCAGGGCACGATCGCCGTCGTCGCCGGCGTCGCGTTCCTGCTCTTCGCGCTGTGGACCCTGCGCGGCGACGAGCTCACCTACGAGGAGGCCGACAAGGCCCGCAACGCGACCGGCGCCGCGATCCTGGCCGTCGGCGTCGCCTTCTTCCTCGCCGAGCTCGGCGACAAGACGATGCTCGCGACGATCACCCTGGCCACCCAGGAGGGCTGGTTCGGCACCTGGCTCGGCTCGACGCTCGGCATGGTCGCCGCCGACGCGCTCGCCATCGGCGTCGGCGCGATCCTCGGCCGCCGCCTGCCCGAGAAGGTCATCGCGTACGGCGCCGCCGCGCTCTTCGCGCTCTTCGGGATCCTGCTCATCGTGGACGGGGCCGGCTGGCTCTGA
- a CDS encoding zinc-binding dehydrogenase, with protein sequence MRAVMHHEFGDPAEVLTVEDVEVPQPGPGEVRVRTLLAAIHNHDLWTIRGSYGFKPELPARAGTEAVGVVEALGEGVEHLAVGQRVASGGTFGAWAEEFVARAGGLIPVPDGVPDEVAAQLVSMPFSAISLLESLDLQPGDWIVQNAANGAVGRMVAQLGKARGVNVIGLVRRTAGVAELAAHDIDRIVATDTDDWADQVRAIAGDAPIKVGVDSVGGKASGEVMSLLAENGVLVVFGAMQSPTMEISSGDVIFKQATVRGFWGSTVSRTMPAEQRRALFGELIQRISEGSLTLPVDTVYSFDEVRTAAAANFEPGRSGKILLRP encoded by the coding sequence ATGCGCGCCGTGATGCACCACGAGTTCGGAGACCCGGCTGAGGTCCTCACCGTCGAGGACGTGGAGGTCCCCCAGCCGGGACCGGGCGAGGTGCGGGTCCGGACCCTGCTCGCCGCGATCCACAACCACGACCTGTGGACCATCCGCGGTTCCTACGGCTTCAAGCCCGAGCTGCCGGCCCGCGCCGGTACCGAGGCGGTCGGCGTCGTCGAGGCGCTCGGCGAGGGCGTCGAGCACCTGGCGGTGGGCCAGCGGGTCGCCAGCGGTGGCACCTTCGGCGCGTGGGCGGAGGAGTTCGTCGCCCGCGCCGGCGGCCTGATCCCCGTCCCGGACGGGGTCCCCGACGAGGTCGCGGCCCAGCTGGTGTCCATGCCGTTCAGCGCGATCAGCCTGCTCGAGTCGCTCGACCTGCAGCCCGGCGACTGGATCGTGCAGAACGCCGCCAACGGCGCGGTCGGCCGGATGGTCGCCCAGCTGGGCAAGGCCCGCGGCGTCAACGTGATCGGCCTCGTGCGTCGTACCGCCGGCGTCGCGGAGCTCGCCGCCCACGACATCGACCGCATCGTCGCGACCGACACCGACGACTGGGCCGACCAGGTCCGCGCGATCGCCGGCGACGCCCCGATCAAGGTCGGCGTCGACTCCGTCGGCGGCAAGGCCAGCGGTGAGGTGATGTCGCTGCTGGCCGAGAACGGCGTGCTCGTCGTCTTCGGCGCGATGCAGTCGCCCACGATGGAGATCAGCTCCGGCGACGTGATCTTCAAGCAGGCCACGGTACGGGGGTTCTGGGGCTCGACGGTCAGCCGGACCATGCCGGCCGAGCAGCGCCGCGCCCTCTTCGGCGAGCTGATCCAGCGGATCTCCGAGGGCTCGCTCACCCTGCCGGTCGACACCGTCTACTCGTTCGACGAGGTGCGCACCGCGGCCGCGGCGAACTTCGAGCCGGGGCGGTCGGGGAAGATCCTGCTGCGGCCGTAG
- a CDS encoding cytochrome P450, whose amino-acid sequence MAGVLTRLPTRTGPVPWYVRPATGGGLDPVVPPPSEAGPLLPGTTGAAAPQHGHPNRVRQSLRIAGDLGREVFAGAELGDTFSFASLLDPRLVVMTQHPDHVRSLFTADPEVAPSLAGESPVRPVVGLSVLTAVGQQHRRRRKLMMPSFHGEAIARYREEIRDATARHLDRWTTGRAFPLAATTQAITLDVIMSGVFGIDHRADPAEARLRHVVRRTLELSTSPVARFGELLNLDREESVGPQKWVVARLDLAMYDVIARRRATHEPGARHDILSLLLDVRDEDGAPLTDRELRNELLTLVLAGHETTANTIAWTFERLLRTPAAHDRLRDVVRSGEDPDGYVEATITESMRARPVVPLIGRRVRVPWQLGDVVAPADSRVLIGILLLHHRADLYPDPFRFAPERFLGRRPGAHEWVPFGGGTRRCLGAALAMEELRIVVPEIARRADLVVDDPAPERPVSRNVTLIPARGGRVRATSLRA is encoded by the coding sequence ATGGCCGGCGTGCTGACCCGACTGCCCACCCGCACCGGGCCGGTGCCCTGGTACGTGCGGCCCGCGACGGGCGGTGGGCTCGATCCCGTCGTACCCCCGCCGTCGGAGGCGGGACCGCTCCTGCCCGGCACCACCGGTGCGGCGGCACCGCAGCACGGCCACCCGAACCGGGTGCGGCAGAGCCTGCGGATCGCGGGCGACCTCGGCCGCGAGGTCTTCGCCGGCGCCGAGCTGGGCGACACCTTCTCCTTCGCCAGCCTGCTCGACCCGAGGCTGGTCGTGATGACGCAGCACCCCGACCACGTCCGGTCGCTCTTCACGGCGGACCCGGAGGTGGCGCCGTCGCTGGCGGGGGAGTCGCCGGTGCGACCGGTCGTCGGCCTGTCCGTGCTGACCGCGGTCGGTCAGCAGCACCGGCGGCGCCGCAAGCTGATGATGCCGTCCTTCCACGGCGAGGCGATCGCGCGCTACCGCGAGGAGATCCGCGACGCCACGGCCCGCCACCTCGACCGCTGGACGACCGGCCGGGCCTTCCCGCTCGCGGCGACGACGCAGGCGATCACCCTCGACGTGATCATGTCCGGCGTCTTCGGCATCGACCACCGCGCGGACCCGGCCGAGGCCCGGCTGCGCCACGTCGTACGCCGCACGCTCGAGCTGTCGACCTCGCCGGTGGCGCGCTTCGGCGAGCTGCTCAACCTGGACCGCGAGGAGTCGGTGGGGCCGCAGAAGTGGGTCGTCGCGCGCCTCGACCTGGCGATGTACGACGTCATCGCGCGGCGCCGGGCCACGCACGAGCCCGGTGCCCGCCACGACATCCTGTCGCTGCTGCTCGACGTCCGCGACGAGGACGGCGCCCCGCTGACCGACCGAGAGCTGCGCAACGAGCTGCTGACCCTCGTGCTGGCCGGCCACGAGACCACCGCCAACACGATCGCGTGGACCTTCGAGCGGCTGCTGCGCACGCCCGCGGCCCACGACCGGCTCCGCGACGTCGTGCGCTCGGGCGAGGACCCGGACGGCTACGTCGAGGCGACGATCACCGAGTCGATGCGGGCCCGGCCGGTGGTGCCGCTGATCGGGCGGCGGGTGCGGGTCCCGTGGCAGCTCGGCGACGTCGTGGCGCCGGCGGACAGCCGGGTGCTCATCGGCATCCTGCTGCTCCACCACCGCGCCGACCTCTACCCGGACCCGTTCCGCTTCGCGCCCGAGCGCTTCCTCGGCCGCCGGCCGGGCGCGCACGAGTGGGTGCCCTTCGGCGGAGGCACCCGGCGCTGCCTCGGCGCCGCGCTGGCGATGGAGGAGCTGCGGATCGTCGTGCCCGAGATCGCCCGGCGGGCGGACCTCGTCGTCGACGACCCCGCCCCGGAGCGGCCGGTCAGCCGCAACGTCACGCTGATCCCGGCCCGCGGCGGCCGGGTCCGGGCGACCTCGCTACGGGCCTGA